A segment of the Symmachiella macrocystis genome:
GAATTCCACAAAACCCGTGGCATTCACATGATCAACCGGCTGGCCCAATGGATCGAAGTGCAAAAGGTAGCTGGCGTAGTTGTCCAGCTCCAACGTCGCCGGAGCCAATTGCGAAAACGTACTGAATGTTCCGGGCGTTCCGTCGTGATCGACGTCGAAAGAAGCTTCCTCAACCCCTTCGAACACTAGGAACGGAACATTTTCCGTATCCTCTAGGGCACCTTCATCGAAGTCGGTAATTGCGCCGCCGGTATTATCGACGTAAGCAACTCCAGACGATGACGCGAGCCCAAAGGCTGCCGAGGCCACAACCGGAAAGCTGGCCAGTGATAGAGCAAGAAGAAAACAGGTTTTTCGCATAGGTGACCCCCAACCATCAGGTGATTAACAACAGCTATTCAAGCTACCCAAACAGAGAGGGCATGCTGCAGTAATACATTAGTGCAGCAGTTGTGCCAAAACTCAACAACACGCAAAAAAACATCAAGCAGACCACAACAAACTGCTACGCTATAACAGCTTACAGCACCAAACAATCATTTCCCCTCTCGACAGGCCACATCAGCAACGGCGGATAAAATATCGCAAGCTGCGATAATTATCAAATCGATAACCACAGGAGCTTTACCAAACACACCCCAGAACACACAGCAAGCCACCTCAATTCTCCCCAATGCCAAGCGCTCCACACGCACCATGCCGGGACAGTGAGGACTACCTTTACACTGCCGTTCCGGTAATGACTGTCTCCAGAAACTGTCCGCTCAAAAACTGCATGGCATTTCGTGCGACTCAGAATTCACGAGGAATTCAAAATAGCATTGATGATGGCGAACTTCCCAACACCTCAAACCCACACCCCTCCCGATTGCCCTCTTGACTTTGACGTGTAGCCAACGAAACCATGACCAGCATTGTTAAACAACCAATGAGCGATCGTTGCCACCACCGTGCCGAGAGTCAGATGGCAGGCGCCATTCGTTTCATCACCGAAAGCCCGCTATATATGTGGCATGTTCGAGGCCTGTTGCAGCGGCATGTAACGATTGTTTTGAAGAGCTTAGAAACACATTGTCATTTTTTGCGTCTTTTGGCTCGTCATCCTAGACCCCCCACTATCTTTTTGGTAGAACATCGACTCAGGCGATTTTGAGCGCCACACCGCACAAGCAACACAGGGCAGTAACGCATTGCTTGTCGATTCGTCAATGCAAGCCACTATTTCGAGCATTTCGCCATGGAAACTGAAATCCTCAAGATATCCTTTCTGGTTGGCATTGTGTCACTTTGGTGAATTCTCTGTTGAGGCTGAAAAATTTCGAAGAGCTGTAAAAACTGAATTACGTCGTCGATCGCGGGCCAACAACACGGCTGTGTAAGTCAAAACGGTTTTTGACTTCCAGCCTAGACGATCAGTACCCACTCATTCCGTAAAGCGGACACCAATTTGGTGTTGTACGCCCGGCTTTTTCGACGCCATCACGCCATACAACCTTTAGTTGCGCCAATGGATTGCAAACGCACTATCACAAGCTCGTGCCGTAGTTGGGCACATGTTGCACGTGGCAGTTCACCGCACAAGAACCTGCGCCGTTTCGTCAAACGAGACAGCCCTTTCGAAACGATTAATTTTCGACAAATTGGGACTCTTTTGGAGGATTAGGCAAGGAATTTGCATCAGTACAATCTACTACGCGGGCCCGGGATCGCATTGTGTGCCGGCAAGACTTGATTAAACACGAGGCCTCTAATCGGGCTTCGGTGCTTGCCACACGCTGCGGAATCGTACATGGATAGGAATAGCACTCTAAAAAATGGATTCGATCGATAAGATGCAATCTGAAAAAACCAGGGTTTTATTCGCCCTGTTCAACGACTCATCAATTCGCCAAATTATTGGGCAATTTGACGGTCATGGTTGCGAATGTGTTGTCGCAACGAGAAGCAACGGATCTCCTTTTCAATTCACCGAGCCGCTCGATCGCTTCGACGGTATCGTCGTGAATCTGACAGGATTGTCCGAAGAGGGAGAACGGGTCGTTGCCAACTGGGCCCGGAAACACCCCGTCGCAGGTTGGATGGCAACCGACGACACCAATATCAGCCGCGTCGTACGTGCGCTGAAAATGGGTGCGTTTGACGTCCTCCACGGTGATATCTGCCAACGGGAAGTGAAATCGCTGGTCGACGAGTTAGCGAGCCGCAAAACCAGTGCAACTCGATTTTCCAGCGCCCCCGAACTGCCGGAGGGGGGGGCTGGATATTCCACCCCGACCAATGGCTCCTACACTGGCGAATCATCCTCCATTTTGGACAACTCCGCCCAAACGTCTTTGCGGCGAAACGGCGATCCTCATCCCCACCGGCGACATTCCGCCTCCTGTGATAAGAAAGGCAGCACTGAGAGTCTGGCGCATTCACTTCGTATGTACCTGCGTGGTTCAAGCACGACGATGGAATCGGTGCGACGCCAAGTCCTTGAAGTCGCCACCACACATGCCACCGTGATGATCTGGGGGCAAAGCGGAACGGGTAAGGAAATGGTCGCCCGCGCCATTCACCGCTGCAGTTTGCGTAAAGACGACGACTATATTCCCGTCAACATGTCGGCCATTCCCGAAGGATTGGCCGAGAGTTTGTTGTTCGGTCATATCAAAGGCTCATTCACACATGCCACACACACCAAAGAGGGGCTCTGTGAAACGGCCGACAACGGCACGCTATTTCTCGATGAAATTAGCGAAATGGAGATCACACTTCAGCCCAAGCTGCTCCGTTTTCTTCAAGAAGGAGCCGTCCGCCGTGTGGGCGACCAAACCGAGAAGCAGGTCGACGTGCGGATCATTGCCGCCTCGAACCATGACCCGGAATCGGTCATTCGCGACGGCAAACTCCGCAGTGACCTGTTCTATCGGCTAAATGTCGTTCCGATCCATCTTCCGCCACTTTCTGAACGGCGAGAAGACATTGCTGAACTGTCCGAATTGTTCCTCTCTCGCTCAGTCGAGCGGCACAACCGTAGCGTGCAAGGCTTTACCGCCGAAGCGATGCAGGTGCTCTACGACTACGATTGGCCGGGTAATATTCGGCAATTGGAAAACGCCGTCGAGCGGATTGCGATTTTTGCCAAGGGCAACCTCGTGGAGCCGTTGGATATTCCCGCTGAATTTCACTCGCCGTCATGCACTGCTCCCAACCCCCACGTCCCGACCACACCAACGAACGGCCACATGGCCCCTATGAATGGTGGGACCATCGAGCACAAACCGCAGGAGAACGATTCCTCGGTTTCGGTCATGAGAACTCCACTCTCGGAAGTGCAACGATTTGAGCGGGCGGCCATCATCGATGCATTGCAACGCGCCGACGGGCATGTCGTCGATGCGGCCAATTTGGTGGGACTGGGGCAGGCCACGCTCTATCGCAAGATCAAGCGATATGACATTCCGCACAAAAGCCATCGTCGCCGTAAGACGCCCAAATAATCACGGATTGCCGTATCGGTGCTGGTCTGTGGATTCTCCTTCAGGGGTATTCACAGCGATTTCACCCGACATCCCTCACGCGTTGCCTTGCTTGATGACCGACTTGCCATGAACGATGGAATCACCACAACCCAACGACGGAACCTGGAAACGTCGCCGCTGCATACGACGACGGATGCTCTGGGTCCCGAGAAAATGCCCTCTGCCGCGCAAAGCACGGACTACGGCGCAAACGTGGAGTTGGTCATCGAGCCAAAATCCGGCTGGGTTGCCGTTGATTTCCGCGAACTGTGGCTGTTTCACGAACTGCTCTGGTTCCTGGTCTGGCGAGACATCAAAGTTCGCTACAAACAAACGGTCTTGGGTGTCGCCTGGGCGGTCCTCGTTCCGGTATTTAGCGTGACGATTTTTACCGTTATTTTTGGAAACTTTGCGGGACTTAAAAACGAACTCCCCGCAGAGTTAATAGCAGTCTATCCCGTTTACGTCTACGCCGGATTGTTACCATGGCTGTTCTTTTCGAATGCAATTTCCGTCGGCGGTCAAACACTGGTGAGCCAACGGCAATTGTTGACAAAAATCTATTTCCCCCGCCTGTTTGTTCCTACAGCCACCGTCACCAGCGGGCTGGTCGACATGGCAATCTCCTTCGGTGTGTTCGCAGTGATGATGGCCATTTACGGTGTCGTTCCCTCACCTCGAATTGTGCTGTTGCCCTTATTGATCCTATTAGCCTGGGCGGCATCGCTGGGAATCGCATTCACGTTGTCGGCGCTGACAGTCACCTATCGCGATTTTCGGTTCGTGATTCCGTTTATGGTCCAGGCATGGCAATTTGTCAGTCCGGTCGTTTACCCCACGGCAATCGTTCCCGAACGTTATCGGTACTTTTATGCGTTGAATCCGCTGGCGGGAATCATTGAAGGTTTTCGCAGCGTGATTTTCGGCACTCCGTTTCCGTGGGCCATGCTCTGCATCTCGACGCTCAGTACGGCCGCACTGCTGGTCTATGGTGTCATGTATTTTCGGAAGACCGAAAGGCGATTTGCCGACATCGCCTAATAGTCCGCCGCAATCCAAACCCGGTCGGTTCGCGTTTTGTTTTCACTCAAAGTCGACTATGAACAAACCTATTATCACCGTCGAAAACCTCGGCAAAGCTTATCGCCTCGGCCAACAGGAAGAGCAGTACCCCACTTTCCGCGACGCGCTGGTGGGCATGGCCAAATCGCCCCTGCGCCGCTTCCGTCAATTGAGCGGCGCAGGGAATGATGAGCTATTTTGGGCCGTCAAGGATGTCTCGTTCGACATCAAACGGGGTGAAGTGGTTGGCCTGATCGGTCGCAATGGAGCCGGCAAAAGCACATTGCTCAAGATCCTCAGCCGCATTACCGAACCAACTTCGGGACGTGCGGTCCTGCGCGGCAGAGTCGCCTCGTTATTAGAGGTGGGGACCGGATTTCATCCCGAGCTGTCGGGCCGTGAGAACATTTATCTCAACGGGTCGATCTTGGGCATGAAGAAGGTCGAAATCGATCGCAAGTTCGACGAAATAGTCGCCTTCGCCGAGGTGGAGCAGTTCCTGGATACTCCGGTCAAACGGTATTCGAGCGGCATGTATGTCCGCTTGGCCTTTGCCGTGGCTGCCCACTTGGAACCGGAAATCCTGATTGTCGACGAAGTCTTAGCCGTCGGCGATGCTCAGTTTCAAAAGAAATGTCTGGGCAAGATGCAAGAGGTTTCCACCGGGGAAGGCCGCACCGTTTTATTTGTCAGCCACAATATGTCGGCGGTGACGGAACTGTGTCAGCGGGCGCTGATGTTCCGTGACGGGCAATTGGTGAACTCCGGCCCGACAGCGAATGTGGTCGACGAGTACCTCCAATGCGGCAGTTCCGACCTGAAGCATTACTTTGCCCCCCCTCTCGACACGGATCGCGAGGCTTCGTTGTTGTCGGCGGCGGTGCACGATTCCAGCGGCGATTCGGTTGCGGTTGTCCGTTTTGGCGAGCCATGGTCGGTGACCAGTTCCTGGGAGGTTCGCCGCCCGCTGCCCTTGGCCTCGGCCTCGTTGCGGATCTTCGATTTGAGCGGTCGTTTGATTCTGGTCAGCAATACCGTGGGATTGCCCACCGCGTTTTTCGAAAACCCCGGCACGCGCGATGTGACCTGTTCCTTTCCGATCAATGTCCTGCGACCGGGACAATATTTTCTGACGATCGGACTGTGGGTCCGCGGTCGTGGTGCCATTGATGAGCACGAACGCTGCATTTCATTTCACGTGAGTGATTTGCCGCACGATCCGGAATATACGTACACAGCAGCCGGCAATCCCGCAGCTGTAGCTCCGTCGGATTGGTCGTTCCGAAACGATACCGAACCGGCGCTCACGGGAGGCGTCTAATGCAAAACACGATGATTCTCGGAACCGGCCGGAGCGGCACGAGCATGGTGACCGCCTGCTTTCGCAATACCGGTGTGTTTTTCGGCAACGAGCTGATCAAAGCGACACCGGCAAATCCTTTTGGGTATTACGAATCGCAGGTTATCAACGGGCTGAATAACAAAATCATCTTCCGCCTGCTCTATCCACGCGGGACGTATCGCCTGCGACGATTTATCTATCCCAGCACCCATTACGACTGGCGCGCGTTTTGGGCGGTATTGCCGCATGCAGCACGGGCAATGCGGGTTCAGCCTGATGAGCGGGCGTTGATCGAACGTCTGTGCGCAAACCAGCCTTTCTGCTTTAAGGATCCGCGATTTAGCGCAACGTTGTCGACTTGGAAACCTTATCTCCCTGAGAACACGCGTTTCTTGATCGTCTTTCGCTGCCCGTTTCGTACCGTGGACAGCATGCTCCGCGATGCTCAGGAATCGTACGATCCGCATTTGGCATTCAAACGCCCCGCCTTGTTGCAGACTTGGATTCGCACCTACACCCGCCTGCTGCGGTGGGCTGAAAATGATCCTCGCTTCCTACTCGTCGACTCCGATCAAATCCTTGCCGGAGAGGGCCAGCGTGAACTCGAGTCGTTCGTGGAATGCGAACTCAACTTTACCCAAATCGATCCCAACGTCCGCCGCTCTAAGAAAACAGTCACAGAGAACAACCGCCTCGAAGCAAAGGCCGGTCGATTGCACCACCTGTTGCAATCAGTTGCTCGACAACATTTGGGGGAACGAGCGGATAGAAATGGAGTGATTGCGTCATCATGAGTGCACCAGAAATCTCAGTGATTCTGCCGGTTTACAATGCGGAACGATACATCGCCAAAGCGGTGGAAAGTATTCTTGCGCAAACATTCGGAGATTTTGAATTCCTGATCGTGGATGACGGATCGACCGATGGGAGCTTGAGTATTCTTCAAAGCATCGCGGACCGCGATTCCCGCATCGTGTTGCGCAGCCGCGAAAACAAAGGTTACGTGGTGACCCTCAACGAGATGCTCGCAGAGGCCCGCGGCGATTTCATTGCACGCATGGATGCCGACGACATTTCGCAGCCGGAACGGTTTGAAAAACAAATGCGATTCCTGGCGCGACACGACGACATTTTAGCTGTCGGCACAGCGCAACTGTGGATTGATCCCCAAGACCGGCCGCTACGGCGTTTTACTCCACCGCTCAAGCACGAAGACATTGATGCAGCGCATTTGCAAAAAGGGGAAGGGATGATTTGTCACCCTTCGGTCTTGATGCGGCGCGAAGCCATTGAAGCCGTCGGGGAATACGACGAGAACCTGTATGGCGCCGAGGACCTCGACTTATGGTTGCGTTTGGCCGAAGTCGGACGGCTGGCCAACATGGACGAGGTGCTGATCCAATACCGGTTCCATTCCCAAAAAGTCGGCTGGCTGCAAAAAGACCGGCAGGTTCGCTCGGCCATCACAGCTATGCAGTCTGGCGCAGAGCGACGCGGCGAACAAACACCAAACTGCGAGAAATTCTCCAACGCCAATTTACCCACCGTAGCCAGCCAGCATTTGGCATGGACGTGGTGGGCATTGGGCGACGGCAATATCTCGACGGCTCGTCGCTATGCAATGTTGAGTATTTTGCAACGGCCGTTTGATTTGACGGCATGGCGCGCATTTTGTTGCGCACTCCGAGGAAGATGACACACGATGGCGACGCAGACTCCTAAGCTTAACAGCCCGGTGAATCGAGAATCCCATCTCGGAAAGTTACGTTGCGCGCTGTTTACGCCGAACTGGCCGGCCAACGAAACCAGCAATGGAATTGTGACCTACGTCTCCGTCCTCGAACAACAATTGCGACGCGACGGTCATTCCCCGCTGGTTGTGACGCGAGCCAAATCGACGGCGATGCGCTACGCGGACGATGCAGGGGTTACCCAGTGGTCCCCTTGCGAGAGTGTGCTCAGCCGAATTAGCGACCGCCTCACAGGAATCATTGCTAAAGACGATGCCGAGCAGAACTGCCGGCGCGCAGGACGCGGCATCGCCCATGCGTTAAAGCAGACCGGCGGCGACGGTGCGGTCAATCTGTTGGAGATGGAAGAATCATTTGGCTTGGCTCGCCATGTGGCGCAGCGGGTCCCCTTCCCTGTGGTTGTGCGCTTGCACGGGCCGTGGTTTTTGAACGGTCAAGCCAACGGCGTGAAGCAAGACAAGGCGTTCGCTCGTCGCGTTAAAGCCGAAGGTAAGGCCATTGAAGCGGCATGCGCGGTGACCGCCTGTAGCCAAAAAGTGCTGGACACGACACGCGAATACTACAATTTGGAACTTCCCCAAGCAGCCGTGATCCCCAATCCGGCGCCGGTTTATACCAGCGAGATGTGTTGGTCTGCGGACGATGCGGAGGAACAGACCATTCTGTTTGTCGGACGGTTTGACCGACACAAGGGGGGGGACACGATGCTGCTCGCCTTCCAGCGGATTGTGGAACAATTCCCAGACGCCAATCTAGTTTTCATCGGCCCCGATACGGGGATTCGTTCCCAAGACGACCAGGTCGTCAATTTCGCTGAATTTGTCGCCCAGCACATCGACGAATCCGTATCACAGCGAATCAATTATCTGGGAAAACAGACGCCATCAACAATTGAGACTTGGCGACGTCGCGCGGCGGTGACCGTCATCCCGTCGACGTTCGATAACTTCCCCTACTCAGCGCTGGAGTCGGTGGCCTGTGGCTGTCCGATTGTGGCGACGCGCGTGGGTGGGATTCCGGAAATCATTCTCGACGACAAAACCGGGGTGCTCGTGCAGCCCGATGATCCGGAATCGCTGGCCGCGGGAGTTGGACGGATTCTTGCGGACCGCGGCTTAGCGGCGCAACTGGGCGCTGCCGCCGCCGAAGATTCGAATCAGCGATTTCACCCGCGTAAAATTGCCGAACAAACGGCGGAGTTTTACCGGGACGTGATTGCGCAATGGAAGGCGGGAACATGACCATTCTTGCCGACATTGTCATGCTCGCGTGGCCACTGCTGGTCATCGGACTCTTCTCCAAGTTGAAGTCCGATAAAGCGGTCGTGGTGGCGTTCGTCGTCGGCTGGTTGTTTCTGCCGTTTAAGACGTACCCGATCAGCGGGTTGCCTGACATTTCTAAAATGTCGCTCACCTGCTATGCGATCATCGCCGCGACGATTGTCTTCGACCTGGAGCGGTTCACCTCCCTGCGGCCCTGCCGCTACGATCTGCCGATTGTCCTGGTGTGCATTGCTCCGGCAATTTCGTCATTAACAAACAACCTCGGCCCCTATGACGCGGGTTCGGTCACATTGGCGACAATTGTCACCTGGGGAGGTCCCTATTTATTGGGGCGAGCCTATATCGTCGATTCATCGACGGCGAAGTTCGCCGCTACCACACTCCTGGCGGCTACGCTCATTTACCTCCCCTTGTGCTGGTTTGAGATCCGCATGAGTCCCCAACTGCATGCCTTGGTTTATGGCGAAAGCTATCGCTCCGGTGGCATGCGTCTGGGGGGATGGCGGCCAGCTGTGTTTCTTGATTCGGGCTTGCAACTCGGGTTATGGATGACCACAGCCTCCTTGATCGGCATCTGGCTGTGGTGGAAGGGTGTTTGGAAACATTGGGGAAAAATGGGTACAGGATTACCCCTGGTCGCCTTAGTTGTGACAACCATCTACTGCCGGTCGACGGGGGCTTTGTTGCTCTTAGCCGCTGGATTAGGCGTTCTAGCCTGGACCTCCGTTTTGAAAAACCGTTTGGCATTACTGGCCCTTTTGCTGGTGGCACCAGCCTATATCGTGATCCGCTCCATGGGAGATCAAGGTTGGCAGCCCGCCGTCGAAGTAGCCAAAAGCATTAATGGAGAACGCGCTCAATCGCTTGAGTTTCGTTTTCAAAATGAAGACATCCTCGTCAACAAGGCATTGCAGAAACCTGCATTTGGGTGGGGAGGTTGGGGCCGCTCGCGCGTGTACGACCAATTTGGGAATGACATATCGGTCACCGATGGCCTCTGGATCATTCAACTTGGCCAATATGGCATCTTCGGATTGATCGCACTATTTGCCTTACTGTTAACCCCCTTGGGACTGCTCATCAAAACATTTTCGGTGCGCAAGCTCATGTCGCCGGAAATCGCACCCGTACTCGCGTTCTCCATAGCCATCACGTTGTTCGCCATTGATTGTCTCCCGAACGCTATGCCCAACCCGTTTTATGTCATGACCACCGGCGGGGTCGTGGGATATATCGTCTCCTACAGCGAGGCTGAAGTGGAATCCGCTGGTCCAGTATTACAAAAACCGGTGCCCGTGAGACCGCTGCGACGACTGCATGCCGGTAGCGGGGCAAAGAGTCACGTGAACCCTGTTTAAACAAAGAAGTTTCGTTGGCTTTTCTGAATTAAGGAGCCTGCATGTCAGCACTACAAACACCCATTATTCGCAATATTGATTTCGAGAGCGCCGCCACTGAATTCCGCGCGGCCGCGCCGTTCCCTCATATTTGTTTCGACAACTTCCTCTTGCCCGAGGCGGCAGCGACGATCGAA
Coding sequences within it:
- a CDS encoding sigma-54 interaction domain-containing protein yields the protein MQSEKTRVLFALFNDSSIRQIIGQFDGHGCECVVATRSNGSPFQFTEPLDRFDGIVVNLTGLSEEGERVVANWARKHPVAGWMATDDTNISRVVRALKMGAFDVLHGDICQREVKSLVDELASRKTSATRFSSAPELPEGGAGYSTPTNGSYTGESSSILDNSAQTSLRRNGDPHPHRRHSASCDKKGSTESLAHSLRMYLRGSSTTMESVRRQVLEVATTHATVMIWGQSGTGKEMVARAIHRCSLRKDDDYIPVNMSAIPEGLAESLLFGHIKGSFTHATHTKEGLCETADNGTLFLDEISEMEITLQPKLLRFLQEGAVRRVGDQTEKQVDVRIIAASNHDPESVIRDGKLRSDLFYRLNVVPIHLPPLSERREDIAELSELFLSRSVERHNRSVQGFTAEAMQVLYDYDWPGNIRQLENAVERIAIFAKGNLVEPLDIPAEFHSPSCTAPNPHVPTTPTNGHMAPMNGGTIEHKPQENDSSVSVMRTPLSEVQRFERAAIIDALQRADGHVVDAANLVGLGQATLYRKIKRYDIPHKSHRRRKTPK
- a CDS encoding ABC transporter permease, whose protein sequence is MNDGITTTQRRNLETSPLHTTTDALGPEKMPSAAQSTDYGANVELVIEPKSGWVAVDFRELWLFHELLWFLVWRDIKVRYKQTVLGVAWAVLVPVFSVTIFTVIFGNFAGLKNELPAELIAVYPVYVYAGLLPWLFFSNAISVGGQTLVSQRQLLTKIYFPRLFVPTATVTSGLVDMAISFGVFAVMMAIYGVVPSPRIVLLPLLILLAWAASLGIAFTLSALTVTYRDFRFVIPFMVQAWQFVSPVVYPTAIVPERYRYFYALNPLAGIIEGFRSVIFGTPFPWAMLCISTLSTAALLVYGVMYFRKTERRFADIA
- a CDS encoding ABC transporter ATP-binding protein, which codes for MNKPIITVENLGKAYRLGQQEEQYPTFRDALVGMAKSPLRRFRQLSGAGNDELFWAVKDVSFDIKRGEVVGLIGRNGAGKSTLLKILSRITEPTSGRAVLRGRVASLLEVGTGFHPELSGRENIYLNGSILGMKKVEIDRKFDEIVAFAEVEQFLDTPVKRYSSGMYVRLAFAVAAHLEPEILIVDEVLAVGDAQFQKKCLGKMQEVSTGEGRTVLFVSHNMSAVTELCQRALMFRDGQLVNSGPTANVVDEYLQCGSSDLKHYFAPPLDTDREASLLSAAVHDSSGDSVAVVRFGEPWSVTSSWEVRRPLPLASASLRIFDLSGRLILVSNTVGLPTAFFENPGTRDVTCSFPINVLRPGQYFLTIGLWVRGRGAIDEHERCISFHVSDLPHDPEYTYTAAGNPAAVAPSDWSFRNDTEPALTGGV
- a CDS encoding glycosyltransferase family 2 protein; the protein is MSAPEISVILPVYNAERYIAKAVESILAQTFGDFEFLIVDDGSTDGSLSILQSIADRDSRIVLRSRENKGYVVTLNEMLAEARGDFIARMDADDISQPERFEKQMRFLARHDDILAVGTAQLWIDPQDRPLRRFTPPLKHEDIDAAHLQKGEGMICHPSVLMRREAIEAVGEYDENLYGAEDLDLWLRLAEVGRLANMDEVLIQYRFHSQKVGWLQKDRQVRSAITAMQSGAERRGEQTPNCEKFSNANLPTVASQHLAWTWWALGDGNISTARRYAMLSILQRPFDLTAWRAFCCALRGR
- a CDS encoding glycosyltransferase family 4 protein — encoded protein: MATQTPKLNSPVNRESHLGKLRCALFTPNWPANETSNGIVTYVSVLEQQLRRDGHSPLVVTRAKSTAMRYADDAGVTQWSPCESVLSRISDRLTGIIAKDDAEQNCRRAGRGIAHALKQTGGDGAVNLLEMEESFGLARHVAQRVPFPVVVRLHGPWFLNGQANGVKQDKAFARRVKAEGKAIEAACAVTACSQKVLDTTREYYNLELPQAAVIPNPAPVYTSEMCWSADDAEEQTILFVGRFDRHKGGDTMLLAFQRIVEQFPDANLVFIGPDTGIRSQDDQVVNFAEFVAQHIDESVSQRINYLGKQTPSTIETWRRRAAVTVIPSTFDNFPYSALESVACGCPIVATRVGGIPEIILDDKTGVLVQPDDPESLAAGVGRILADRGLAAQLGAAAAEDSNQRFHPRKIAEQTAEFYRDVIAQWKAGT
- a CDS encoding O-antigen ligase family protein, with amino-acid sequence MTILADIVMLAWPLLVIGLFSKLKSDKAVVVAFVVGWLFLPFKTYPISGLPDISKMSLTCYAIIAATIVFDLERFTSLRPCRYDLPIVLVCIAPAISSLTNNLGPYDAGSVTLATIVTWGGPYLLGRAYIVDSSTAKFAATTLLAATLIYLPLCWFEIRMSPQLHALVYGESYRSGGMRLGGWRPAVFLDSGLQLGLWMTTASLIGIWLWWKGVWKHWGKMGTGLPLVALVVTTIYCRSTGALLLLAAGLGVLAWTSVLKNRLALLALLLVAPAYIVIRSMGDQGWQPAVEVAKSINGERAQSLEFRFQNEDILVNKALQKPAFGWGGWGRSRVYDQFGNDISVTDGLWIIQLGQYGIFGLIALFALLLTPLGLLIKTFSVRKLMSPEIAPVLAFSIAITLFAIDCLPNAMPNPFYVMTTGGVVGYIVSYSEAEVESAGPVLQKPVPVRPLRRLHAGSGAKSHVNPV